A portion of the Calothrix sp. 336/3 genome contains these proteins:
- a CDS encoding N-acetylmuramoyl-L-alanine amidase, whose protein sequence is MATWILFNSGASGIPVVSAMTGGEVAENLESSSRAELIAFLNRFDRAGSFLVARVGEAVESVSLLAEDASFITNLNVSKTADTYRFFRDRNGQPVVVVMAGLEAVEIFRGNRKEALINFLNKYPTATAFDVASMDADIPIIVAPPNHQSIYRGQGVMLEIGHGPGTRFDPGAIAPTGETEYNLNVIAANAAREVIVAAGVPCMIIDTPQANLQDLYNIGRQAAAFDVFCSVHHNAFDGPGGQDPQGAEVLVHRTKADAADRRLAAIMSRAIARALNIRDRGVKDNLNLLVLSGAEDTNVRASVLAELYFLDAPISNRRDWSQRGGEAMGESIIQWLKETARKN, encoded by the coding sequence GTGGCTACTTGGATTTTATTTAACAGTGGTGCAAGTGGGATACCAGTTGTGTCAGCCATGACTGGTGGTGAAGTGGCAGAAAATCTGGAAAGTTCATCAAGGGCAGAACTAATTGCATTTTTAAATCGTTTTGATCGGGCTGGGAGTTTTTTGGTGGCTAGGGTAGGGGAGGCGGTTGAGTCAGTAAGCTTACTGGCTGAGGATGCGTCCTTTATTACTAACTTGAATGTTTCCAAGACAGCTGATACCTATCGGTTTTTCCGCGATCGCAATGGTCAACCAGTGGTTGTGGTCATGGCTGGATTGGAGGCTGTGGAAATATTTCGTGGTAACCGCAAGGAAGCACTGATTAATTTCTTAAATAAATATCCCACGGCAACGGCTTTTGATGTTGCGTCGATGGATGCCGATATTCCCATTATTGTTGCACCTCCCAATCATCAATCGATTTATCGGGGACAGGGGGTAATGCTGGAAATTGGTCACGGACCAGGAACTCGATTTGACCCAGGGGCGATCGCACCGACGGGGGAAACAGAGTATAATCTTAACGTCATTGCAGCCAATGCGGCGCGGGAAGTAATTGTGGCGGCGGGTGTTCCTTGCATGATAATTGATACGCCTCAAGCTAATCTACAGGACTTGTATAATATCGGTCGTCAAGCGGCTGCTTTTGATGTATTTTGCAGTGTCCACCATAACGCTTTTGACGGACCAGGAGGACAAGACCCCCAAGGGGCAGAGGTTTTAGTCCACAGAACCAAAGCTGATGCCGCCGACCGCCGTTTGGCAGCCATCATGTCAAGGGCAATAGCTAGGGCGTTGAATATCCGCGACAGAGGTGTTAAAGATAACCTCAATCTCCTAGTTCTATCGGGTGCGGAAGACACCAACGTTCGCGCTTCAGTTTTGGCTGAATTGTATTTTCTCGATGCCCCAATTTCCAACCGTCGTGACTGGTCACAACGGGGTGGTGAGGCAATGGGAGAGTCGATCATTCAATGGTTGAAAGAGACTGCAAGGAAAAATTAG
- a CDS encoding Tudor-knot domain-containing protein — protein MDKSIIQLVDELSNDNVTVKVLKALDFVAPGEWSNLSGFENSIRVITGETDANVIKKISDRAASLYNDPEKGYQTAIKLYQTIDKADMAMATAALANKVGEKIAFLSFLSNITPKADVTQTVDLVLKIAIEIIAFCKINGIPQPNPQEFANALGSHYKNEALMRMVALVCIDGILPLGPDFLGKIHAIITNADTSAITQNPLFSTVSSSLPGSNPTDKLGFITQGFNAVQGWMGNLVSKTGVTPQSISSSLGNIIQFADDNLDFVAAFLDQTTNYYEHTGIQTVARKLILEAHTLVKAEIAAAPQPIQDSVSTPSPDNKYTAGQTIEVWDEDDEDWYQATIEKAEGKRFFVHYVGYGSSDDEWVEEENIRIRDRAASDANGYAIGDKVKVWDEDDEEWYGAIIGKNQGQQYFVHYIGYDSSYDEWVDLDEIC, from the coding sequence ATGGATAAGTCAATTATTCAATTGGTTGATGAATTATCGAATGATAATGTTACTGTCAAAGTATTAAAAGCTCTAGATTTTGTCGCCCCAGGTGAGTGGAGTAATCTCTCAGGGTTTGAAAACAGCATTCGGGTGATTACAGGGGAAACCGATGCAAATGTAATTAAAAAAATTAGCGATCGCGCTGCTAGTTTATACAATGACCCTGAAAAAGGCTACCAAACAGCCATCAAACTTTACCAAACCATTGATAAAGCCGATATGGCAATGGCAACCGCAGCTTTAGCAAATAAAGTGGGCGAAAAAATTGCTTTTCTTTCCTTCTTGAGCAATATCACTCCGAAGGCAGATGTCACCCAGACTGTGGATTTAGTGCTGAAAATTGCCATCGAAATTATTGCTTTCTGTAAAATCAACGGGATTCCCCAACCTAATCCCCAAGAATTTGCTAATGCTTTGGGTAGCCACTACAAAAATGAAGCTTTAATGCGGATGGTGGCGTTAGTTTGTATTGATGGGATTTTACCATTAGGTCCCGACTTTCTAGGGAAAATTCACGCAATTATCACCAACGCAGATACCAGCGCAATTACCCAGAATCCTCTATTTTCGACGGTTAGCAGTTCTCTCCCCGGTAGCAATCCCACCGATAAACTGGGATTTATTACCCAGGGTTTTAATGCAGTGCAAGGTTGGATGGGTAATTTAGTCTCAAAAACAGGTGTCACACCTCAATCTATTTCTAGTAGTCTCGGTAATATTATTCAATTTGCCGATGATAACTTGGATTTTGTGGCTGCATTCTTAGACCAAACTACCAATTATTACGAACATACGGGAATCCAAACTGTCGCTCGGAAATTGATTCTAGAAGCTCACACTTTAGTCAAAGCTGAAATTGCCGCAGCACCCCAACCGATTCAAGATAGTGTATCTACTCCCAGCCCAGACAATAAGTATACTGCTGGTCAGACAATAGAAGTTTGGGATGAAGATGATGAGGATTGGTATCAAGCAACGATTGAGAAAGCTGAAGGGAAGCGATTCTTTGTACATTATGTCGGCTATGGTTCATCTGATGATGAATGGGTAGAGGAAGAAAATATTCGTATCCGCGATCGCGCTGCTTCTGACGCAAATGGCTATGCCATCGGTGATAAAGTCAAAGTTTGGGATGAAGATGATGAAGAATGGTATGGTGCCATTATTGGTAAAAACCAAGGACAGCAATACTTTGTCCACTACATTGGTTATGACTCATCCTATGACGAATGGGTTGACTTAGACGAGATTTGCTAA